From the genome of Triticum aestivum cultivar Chinese Spring chromosome 3B, IWGSC CS RefSeq v2.1, whole genome shotgun sequence, one region includes:
- the LOC123065779 gene encoding receptor-like serine/threonine-protein kinase SD1-8: protein MRAPARALLVVFATTCLSISIATDTIDHAASITGNQTLISAGGIFRLGFYNPPGSSDARAYLGIWYAGIPVQTVVWVANRRSPVVSSPGVLKLSPDGRLVIVDGRNTTVWSSAAPTRNITTKVTAQLLDDGNFVLSSDGSGSSQSVAWQSFDYPTDTMLPGMKLGVDLKKGIARNITSCRSPTDPSPGAYTFKLVMGGLPEFFLFRGPERIYASGPWNGVVLTGVQNLNAEGYTFMVVSNADETYYAYYVSDPSALSRLILDGATGQLQSYVWGNGAWSSYWYHPSDPCDSYYKCGAFGFGVCEVGQPPKCSCLPGFKPRSPEQWEQRGWSGGCTRSANLSCGSGDGFWPVNRMKLPEATEATVRPDMTLAECRQLCLGNCSCRAYAAANISGGISHGCVIWGVDLLDMRQYPVVVQDVYIRLARSEIDALNAAVNSRRPNRNVVIPVVATIFGMLLVVAVACCYFLRTKAVTKRQTGIPPSTRGDVFPLGVRKHSALSTAQDRQLNKSRMSSEKDLELPLFDLEVILAATDNFSADSKIGQGGFGPVYMAKLEDGQEVAVKRLSKKSVQGVVEFKNEVKLIAKLQHRNLVRLLGCCIDDQERMLVYEFMHNNSLDTFIFDEGKRKLLGWKNRFEIILGIARGLLYLHEDSRVRIIHRDLKASNVLLDKNMIPKISDFGIARMFGGDQTTAYTTKVIGTYGYMSPEYAMDGVFSMKSDIYSFGVLVLEIISGKKNRGFYDDELDLSLLGYSWKLWKEGRTVDLLDEAMGGSIDYSGVLRCIQVALLCVEVHPKNRPLMSSVVMMLSSENATLPEPNEPGVNIGRSTDTDYSQTHTGTSFTGDAMNDR, encoded by the exons ATGAGGGCGCCTGCGCGCGCTCTACTCGTCGTCTTTGCCACCACCTGCCTCTCCATCTCCATCGCCACCGACACCATCGACCATGCCGCCTCCATCACCGGCAACCAGACGCTGATCTCAGCCGGTGGAATCTTCAGGCTCGGCTTCTACAACCCGCCCGGAAGCTCCGATGCCAGAGCCTACCTCGGCATTTGGTACGCGGGCATCCCTGTACAGACCGTCGTGTGGGTCGCCAACCGCCGGAGCCCGGTCGTCAGCTCCCCCGGCGTCCTCAAGCTCTCCCCCGACGGCCGCCTGGTCATCGTCGACGGCCGGAACACCACAGTCTGGTCCTCCGCGGCGCCCACCAGAAATATAACCACCAAGGTCACCGCTCAGCTTCTCGACGACGGCAACTTCGTCCTGAGCTCTGACGGGAGTGGGTCGAGCCAGAGCGTGGCGTGGCAGAGCTTCGACTACCCGACGGACACGATGCTGCCCGGCATGAAGCTCGGGGTGGACCTCAAGAAGGGCATCGCCAGAAACATCACGTCGTGTAGAAGCCCGACCGACCCCTCGCCGGGGGCCTACACGTTCAAGCTGGTCATGGGCGGACTGCCCGAGTTCTTCCTTTTCCGCGGCCCGGAGAGGATCTACGCGAGCGGGCCGTGGAACGGCGTGGTGCTCACCGGCGTGCAGAACCTCAACGCCGAGGGCTACACGTTCATGGTCGTGTCCAACGCCGACGAGACATACTATGCCTACTACGTCAGCGACCCGTCGGCTCTGTCGCGGCTGATCCTGGACGGCGCGACGGGGCAGCTGCAGAGCTACGTGTGGGGCAACGGCGCGTGGAGCAGCTACTGGTACCACCCGAGCGACCCGTGTGATAGCTACTACAAGTGCGGGGCATTCGGTTTCGGCGTGTGCGAGGTCGGCCAGCCCCCCAAGTGTAGCTGCCTGCCGGGGTTCAAGCCCCGGTCGCCGGAGCAGTGGGAGCAGAGGGGCTGGTCCGGTGGCTGCACCAGGAGCGCCAACCTGAGCTGTGGGTCTGGAGACGGCTTCTGGCCGGTGAACCGGATGAAGCTGCCGGAGGCGACGGAAGCGACGGTGCGCCCCGACATGACCCTGGCCGAGTGCAGGCAGCTGTGCCTGGGTAACTGCAGCTGCAGGGCGTACGCCGCCGCCAACATTAGCGGGGGAATCAGCCACGGGTGCGTCATTTGGGGCGTGGATCTGCTTGACATGAGGCAGTACCCGGTGGTCGTGCAGGATGTGTATATCCGGCTCGCGCGTTCCGAGATCGACGCCTTGAACGCTGCAG TGAACAGTCGGCGTCCGAACAGGAACGTGGTGATCCCCGTGGTCGCCACTATTTTCGGCATGCTTCTCGTGGTGGCGGTTGCCTGCTGCTATTTCTTGAGAACCAAGGCGGTCACAAAGCGTCAGACCGGAATTCCACCAAGTACAAGGGGTGACGTGTTTCCCCTAGGGGTCAGGAAACATTCAGCGCTGAGCACAGCACAGGATCGACAGCTCAATAAGAGCAGGATGAGCAGCGAAAAAGATCTTGAACTTCCGTTGTTCGATCTAGAAGTGATTCTAGCTGCAACAGACAACTTCTCTGCAGATAGTAAGATAGGACAAGGTGGATTTGGTCCCGTTTATATG GCAAAACTTGAAGATGGACAAGAAGTAGCTGTAAAAAGGTTATCCAAGAAATCAGTACAGGGGGTTGTGGAGTTCAAGAACGAGGTAAAACTGATCGCAAAGCTTCAGCATAGAAACCTTGTGAGGCTGCTAGGCTGCTGCATCGACGACCAAGAGAGAATGCTAGTGTACGAGTTCATGCACAACAACAGCCTAGACACGTTCATATTTG ATGAAGGAAAGCGCAAGTTACTAGGATGGAAGAACCGATTTGAGATCATTCTGGGGATTGCACGGGGTTTGCTATATCTCCATGAGGATTCAAGGGTCAGGATCATCCATAGGGATTTGAAGGCAAGCAATGTTTTATTAGACAAAAATATGATTCCCAAAATCTCAGACTTTGGTATCGCGAGAATGTTTGGAGGTGATCAGACAACTGCATATACCACAAAGGTCATCGGGACATA CGGCTACATGTCTCCAGAATATGCAATGGATGGTGTGTTCTCTATGAAATCCGATATCTATAGCTTCGGTGTACTGGTGCTAGAGATCATCAGTGGCAAGAAGAATCGAGGATTTTACGATGACGAGCTTGATTTGAGCCTCCTTGGTTAT TCATGGAAGTTGTGGAAAGAAGGTCGGACTGTGGATTTACTAGATGAAGCAATGGGCGGCTCCATTGACTACAGTGGGGTGCTCAGATGCATACAGGTTGCTCTCCTATGTGTTGAAGTGCATCCTAAGAACAGGCCACTGATGTCTTCAGTTGTCATGATGCTGAGCAGTGAGAATGCAACATTGCCAGAGCCAAATGAACCTGGGGTAAATATTGGGAGGAGCACGGACACAGATTATTCTCAAACCCACACTGGAACCAGTTTTACAGGGGATGCAATGAATGATAGGTAG